A stretch of Triticum aestivum cultivar Chinese Spring chromosome 1D, IWGSC CS RefSeq v2.1, whole genome shotgun sequence DNA encodes these proteins:
- the LOC123156905 gene encoding 60S ribosomal protein L35a-1-like, with amino-acid sequence MVRLSGALTAMWGLICRSKSNQYKSTSLVQVEGVNTKEDVAWYAGKRLAYVYKAKTKSNDTHYRYLWGKITRPHGKSGVVRAQFKSNLPAESMGRKVRVFMYPSSI; translated from the exons ATGGTGAGATTGAGCGGCGCGCTGACGGCGATGTGGGGGTTGATCTGCAGGTCGAAGTCGAACCAGTACAAGAGCACATCGCTGGTGCAGGTCGAGGGGGTGAACACCAAGGAGGACGTGGCGTGGTACGCCGGGAAGCGCCTGGCGTACGTGTACAAGGCCAAGACCAAGAGCAACGACACCCACTACCGCTACCTCTGGGGCAAGATCACCCGCCCACACGGCAAGTCCGGCGTCGTCCGCGCCCAGTTCAAGTCCAACCTCCCCGCCGAGTCCATG GGGCGCAAGGTTAGAGTGTTCATGTAC
- the LOC123156912 gene encoding uncharacterized protein — protein sequence MACVGEEELSWEDLFFDEAKMLAAAQKEEEKKARQEEEKARQEEEKARKAEERRRRGLDHKRVMASIVEYDPKTKRKVRTRYSFNDFSVFDINAESPIPPMRYTKRSVHGLILQDTANILTVKIVSSDKGFPINVYGTIIARDSIDHKCMYLFNRTRDNCQPIKSRDENLILTGPGRGLVLLDFIYLEIDLKIKVGEEPLDEQISKGLLMIDGRVLPRDEKVAVGQQTLESWFSIVDVRYATLLHAVEGTFEIKLLEGRFCGKIKAGIEGIQPRIVVYNSKEDGVVPSEGRTDITLRRRVMTLRLDGMLTLGFAVRGLGGAAATRQWKVEFTPRHRGEDKKEISCGIARLQVKVFWSMLDYRP from the exons ATGGCGTGCGTAGGGGAGGAGGAGTTGAGTTGGGAGGACCTCTTCTTTGACGAGGCGAAGATGCTGGCCGCGGcgcagaaggaggaggagaagaaggcgcGGCAGGAAGAGGAGAAGGCGCGGCAGGAAGAGGAGAAGGCGCGGAAGGCGGAGgagagacggcggcgaggcctagatCACAAGCGGGTCATGGCATCCATCGTCGAGTACGACCCCAAGACGAAGCGCAAGGTCCGCACCCGCTACTCCTTCAACGACTTCTCCGTCTTCGACATCAACGCCGAGT CGCCTATCCCTCCAATGCGATACACCAAGAGGTCTGTACATGGTTTGATACTCCAAGACACTGCAAACATACTTACTGTCAAGATAGTATCCTCGGATAAAGGCTTCCCAATCAATGTGTATGGCACTATCATCGCTAGAGACAGCATCGACCACAAGTGCATGTACCTCTTTAACCGCACCAGGGACAATTGCCAACCTATCAAGTCAAGG GATGAAAATCTGATCTTAACTGGCCCAGGTCGAGGTCTGGTATTACTTGATTTCATATATCTGGAGATTGATCTTAAAATCAAGGTTGGCGAAGAGCCTCTAGACGAGCAAATCAGCAAGGGTTTGCTTATGATTGATGGACGAGTTCTTCCTAGAGACGAAAAGGTTGCTGTTGGACAGCAAACTCTTGAGAGCTGGTTTAGTATTGTGGACGTGAGGTATGCAACTCTTCTTCATGCTGTCGAGGGTACCTTCGAGATCAAGTTACTCGAGGGACGTTTCTGTGGAAAGATTAAGGCTGGCATCGAGGGCATTCAACCTAGGATTGTGGTTTATAATAGCAAGGAAGACGGTGTGGTGCCTTCTGAAGGCCGTACAGATATCACACTCCGGCGACGTGTCATGACCCTCCGTCTGGATGGTATGCTCACACTTGGCTTTGCAGTCCGTGGTCTTGGTGGTGCTGCTGCTACTAGACAATGGAAAGTTGAATTCACACCACGACACCGTGGTGAAGATAAAAAGGAGATTTCTTGTGGTATTGCCAGGCTTCAAGTGAAGGTCTTCTGGTCCATGCTGGACTATAGGCCGTAA